The Candidatus Hydrogenedentota bacterium genome includes a window with the following:
- a CDS encoding HRDC domain-containing protein, with protein sequence MTLAPCEYIDTQAGWDRCVALFHQEPAVAIDLEANSLFAYREQVCLLQFSTASADFIVDPLAGIDLTAFGDLLADPNVEKVFHASEYDLMLLKRDHEWGIRNLFDTMWAARILGFKNMGLAWFLREFYGVEVSKKYQKANWAARPLSPDLLAYAQTDTHYLLRLRDDLSALLEEAGCMEEAREIFAHQAEVRLPDQGFDPEGFWALRGARDLSQEQMAVLKALYFFRDDEAKRRNQPAFKVINNEALVSMAKECPKTDQALAAIRGIGPRNLERYGAQLLRVIRNARKDPPPQRPARKPRQDPRVLDRYERLSQWRKERAVARGVESDVIISRETMWSIARDNPNSLDALSRINGIGPQRLNLHGEDILGELTEGDVSPAPEGA encoded by the coding sequence GTGACGTTAGCACCTTGCGAATATATCGACACCCAGGCGGGCTGGGACCGCTGCGTTGCATTGTTTCATCAGGAGCCCGCGGTCGCCATTGACCTGGAGGCCAACAGCCTCTTCGCCTATCGGGAGCAGGTCTGCCTGCTCCAGTTCTCCACCGCATCGGCGGATTTCATCGTGGATCCCCTGGCGGGTATCGATCTGACCGCCTTCGGCGATCTCCTCGCCGATCCCAATGTGGAGAAGGTATTTCACGCATCCGAATATGATCTGATGCTACTCAAACGCGACCACGAGTGGGGCATCCGCAACCTCTTCGATACCATGTGGGCCGCCCGGATCCTGGGTTTCAAGAACATGGGACTCGCCTGGTTCCTCCGCGAATTCTACGGCGTGGAAGTCAGCAAGAAATACCAGAAGGCCAACTGGGCCGCCCGACCCCTCTCCCCCGATCTGCTGGCCTATGCCCAGACCGACACCCACTATCTCCTGCGCCTGCGCGACGATCTGTCGGCCCTGCTGGAAGAGGCCGGGTGCATGGAAGAGGCCCGGGAGATCTTCGCCCATCAGGCCGAGGTGCGCCTGCCCGACCAGGGCTTTGATCCGGAGGGCTTCTGGGCCCTGCGCGGCGCACGCGATCTTTCACAGGAACAGATGGCCGTCTTGAAGGCCCTGTATTTTTTCCGGGACGACGAGGCGAAGCGCCGCAACCAGCCCGCCTTCAAAGTGATCAACAACGAAGCGCTGGTCAGCATGGCGAAAGAATGCCCCAAAACGGACCAGGCCCTCGCCGCCATTCGGGGGATCGGTCCGCGCAATCTGGAGCGCTACGGGGCCCAGTTGCTCCGCGTCATACGCAATGCCAGGAAGGACCCGCCCCCCCAGCGTCCCGCACGCAAGCCCCGCCAGGACCCGCGCGTCCTGGATCGCTACGAACGCCTTTCCCAATGGCGCAAAGAGCGTGCCGTGGCGCGGGGTGTGGAATCTGACGTGATTATCTCGCGTGAGACCATGTGGAGCATCGCGCGAGACAACCCCAACTCCCTGGACGCGCTGTCCCGAATCAACGGCATTGGCCCCCAGCGCCTGAATCTGCATGGCGAAGATATCCTCGGTGAACTCACGGAGGGGGACGTCTCCCCCGCACCCGAAGGGGCCTGA
- a CDS encoding VOC family protein, whose protein sequence is MDNVGIIVENLDAAIAFFVELGLELEGKATVEGEWVDRLIALEGAQCDMAMLRTPDGNSRIELSSFRKPKAIGGEPNAPVNTLGLRRLMFAVTDIDDVVERLRKHGAELMGEVVQYEDFYRLCYLRGPEGIMIALAQPLRD, encoded by the coding sequence ATGGACAATGTCGGTATTATCGTGGAAAACCTCGACGCGGCAATCGCCTTCTTTGTCGAGCTGGGCCTGGAGCTGGAGGGCAAGGCGACGGTGGAGGGCGAATGGGTGGACCGCCTTATCGCACTGGAGGGCGCGCAGTGTGACATGGCCATGCTGCGGACGCCCGATGGGAACAGCCGTATTGAGCTGAGCAGCTTTCGGAAGCCAAAGGCCATCGGCGGGGAACCCAACGCGCCGGTAAACACGCTCGGCCTGCGCCGCCTCATGTTCGCCGTCACGGACATAGACGACGTCGTTGAGCGCCTCCGGAAGCACGGCGCCGAATTGATGGGCGAGGTGGTGCAATACGAGGATTTCTACCGCCTCTGCTATCTGCGCGGCCCCGAGGGCATCATGATCGCATTGGCGCAACCGCTGCGCGATTGA
- a CDS encoding LysR family transcriptional regulator: MTLESLRCLCAIIETRSFRAAAERLHRSQPAISQALKVLEREAGHPLIDRKSGGPTPMGALLYARARDILQAVESLSHEVADFDSAASRELRVGTSDTTALYVLPPLVREFSAIMPETHLVLVNRSSAAIAEQVLAGALDLGIVTLPTGHPELEEAQLFRQRFVLVAPRGHALASQSRVTLKKLVKEPLILLEEETRTGAMLRAYFQRHDFTPQVVMDSGSFEVIKRYVAEGVGLSFLPEMVIRPGDTELRAIPMAGLPAVNLGAVWRRGAYCSKAQRAFLEMLKERAAQAG; the protein is encoded by the coding sequence GTGACCCTGGAATCCCTGCGGTGCCTTTGCGCCATTATCGAAACCCGGAGCTTCCGTGCGGCGGCGGAGCGTTTGCACCGTTCCCAGCCGGCGATCAGCCAGGCACTAAAAGTACTGGAGCGGGAGGCGGGACATCCGCTCATCGACCGAAAGTCGGGCGGGCCGACGCCCATGGGCGCGCTGCTCTATGCCCGTGCGCGGGACATCCTTCAGGCCGTCGAGAGCCTGTCCCACGAGGTGGCGGATTTTGATTCGGCCGCGAGCCGAGAGCTGCGCGTGGGGACGAGCGACACGACGGCGCTCTATGTGTTGCCGCCGCTGGTGCGTGAGTTCTCGGCGATCATGCCGGAGACCCATCTGGTGCTGGTGAACCGGAGCAGCGCGGCGATTGCGGAGCAGGTGCTGGCGGGCGCGCTGGATTTGGGCATCGTGACGCTGCCCACGGGCCACCCCGAACTGGAGGAAGCGCAGCTCTTCCGCCAGCGCTTCGTGCTTGTGGCACCGCGCGGGCATGCCCTGGCCTCGCAGAGCAGAGTCACCCTCAAAAAGCTGGTGAAGGAGCCACTCATCCTGCTGGAAGAGGAGACCCGCACCGGCGCCATGCTACGGGCCTATTTCCAGCGCCACGATTTCACGCCCCAGGTGGTGATGGACAGCGGCAGCTTCGAAGTGATCAAGCGCTACGTGGCCGAGGGCGTGGGCTTGTCCTTCCTGCCGGAGATGGTCATCCGCCCCGGCGACACGGAGCTGCGCGCCATCCCTATGGCGGGATTACCGGCGGTGAACCTTGGCGCGGTCTGGCGACGCGGTGCCTATTGCTCGAAGGCGCAGCGGGCTTTTCTGGAGATGTTGAAGGAGCGGGCCGCGCAAGCGGGCTGA
- a CDS encoding LysR family transcriptional regulator, with protein sequence MTLESMRCLCAIIETRSFRAAAERLHRSQPAISQQLKGRFTDEPTYRFRIEFSAIAGGGVTNPALWRDYFMKWGIGYVQAIEEPDVEQVREMRMSPSGDNALEFETEFPRDRDSIRPGEYELWMECPCVERAPNPFGWFGTLITPRIEVKIENAGPKEEAE encoded by the coding sequence ATGACCCTGGAATCCATGCGGTGCCTTTGCGCCATCATCGAAACCCGGAGCTTCCGCGCGGCGGCGGAGCGTTTGCACCGTTCCCAACCCGCGATCAGTCAGCAGCTCAAGGGTAGATTCACTGACGAACCAACTTATCGATTCCGTATAGAGTTTTCAGCGATTGCCGGCGGCGGCGTAACCAATCCGGCCCTCTGGCGGGATTACTTCATGAAATGGGGTATCGGATACGTTCAAGCCATTGAAGAGCCTGACGTGGAGCAGGTCCGGGAGATGAGAATGTCACCTTCGGGCGACAACGCACTGGAGTTCGAGACAGAGTTTCCACGGGACCGGGATTCGATTCGCCCCGGCGAGTATGAACTCTGGATGGAGTGCCCCTGCGTGGAGCGGGCGCCGAATCCTTTCGGGTGGTTCGGCACCTTGATCACGCCGCGCATAGAAGTGAAGATCGAGAATGCCGGGCCGAAAGAGGAGGCGGAATAG
- a CDS encoding phosphoribosylformylglycinamidine synthase subunit PurQ produces the protein MQPSALILTGFGINCDHETARAFEMAGAKADRVHLNDLAEDPARLKQYQILAIPGGFSFGDDVASGRILANRLRYRLGGPLKEFVAAGKLAIGICNGFQVMVKMGLLPLFEGDFAQEVTLTHNNSSRYDNRWVNLKVDPASKCVWLKGIDTLEVPVRHGEGKFIPRDDATLQRLRDAGQVVVRYALKDGSPAAGAFPANPNGSTDDIAGICDPTGRIFGLMPHPEAFLDRTNHPRWTREALPQEGAGLKLFQNAVAFASRELLQSA, from the coding sequence ATGCAACCCAGCGCACTTATCCTAACCGGTTTCGGCATCAACTGCGATCACGAAACCGCGCGCGCCTTTGAAATGGCGGGCGCGAAGGCGGACCGCGTCCACCTGAACGATCTCGCCGAAGACCCCGCGCGATTGAAGCAATACCAAATCCTCGCCATCCCCGGCGGCTTCTCCTTTGGCGACGACGTGGCTTCGGGCCGCATCCTGGCGAACCGACTGCGCTATCGACTGGGCGGGCCACTGAAGGAGTTCGTGGCGGCGGGCAAGCTGGCCATCGGCATTTGCAATGGTTTCCAGGTCATGGTGAAGATGGGCCTGCTCCCGCTCTTTGAGGGCGACTTCGCCCAGGAAGTGACCCTGACCCACAACAACTCCAGCCGCTACGACAATCGCTGGGTGAATCTGAAGGTCGATCCCGCCTCGAAGTGCGTGTGGCTGAAGGGTATCGACACCCTCGAAGTCCCCGTGCGCCACGGCGAAGGCAAGTTTATTCCGCGCGACGACGCCACGCTCCAGCGCCTGCGCGACGCGGGCCAGGTGGTGGTGCGCTACGCCCTGAAAGACGGATCCCCCGCCGCAGGCGCTTTCCCGGCGAACCCCAACGGCTCCACGGACGACATCGCGGGCATCTGCGATCCGACCGGACGTATATTTGGCCTTATGCCTCACCCCGAGGCCTTCCTGGATCGCACGAACCACCCCCGCTGGACCCGCGAGGCCCTTCCCCAGGAAGGCGCGGGTTTGAAGCTCTTCCAGAACGCCGTCGCATTCGCGTCGCGGGAACTACTTCAGTCCGCCTGA
- a CDS encoding phosphoribosylformylglycinamidine synthase, translated as MANRIEVAMQPGRPDPAGGAVRNNLREDLHIEAGDVRVIQVYTIHAELTSAELEKVRAELFTDPIIEVSAIDRSLAADFDFVVEVGFRPGVTDNVGKSALEGIQDTIGRHLPEGSAVFKSKQYVFKGISKEHCLRATKRVLANDLIERWVMKSPAEMAALNNAPLLDLPLVTDLSDPEVHEIDLEISDDALMTLSRNMMLALELREMQAIQAYYRDEKTRTARANAGLPERPTDIELEIIAQTWSEHCKHKIFAADVDYTDATGETRRINGLFRNYVKATTDIVGEKVDWLISVFHDNAGIIKFTDDYHFALKAETHNSPSALDPYGGAMTGIVGVNRDILGAGQGCRCILNTDVFCFASPDFDGEIPERLLHPRRVLRGVHRGVKDGGNESGIPTVNGAIVFHERFLGKPLVFCGTGGLIPVTVNGQPSEEKGARPGDRIIMAGGRIGKDGIHGATFSSEELHEGSPATAVQIGDPITQKKLADFLMEARDLGLYTCVTDNGAGGLSSSIGEMAGKPGGAAVHLDKCPLKYAGLAPWEIFLSEAQERMTLSVEPGKVQAFLDLAKRREVEATDIGEFNDSGKLEAFYGGKLIGSLTMEFLHDGVPKMCLPAKLEDITLSAPVIERKADLTVDLKAVLAAHNVASKESFVRMYDHEVQGASVLKPFQGAENDGPGNAAVLSPDPNSPKGIAVACGITPKYADLDAYHMMACAIDEAVRNLVAIGAKMGTIAGLDNFCWPDPVQSEKTPDGAHKMAQLVRCCEALKEVCVAYDIPLISGKDSMKNDYKIGDTKISIPPTVLFTAAAILDDATRVTSMDVKRPGDVVYVLGETRDELGGSEFLALSGQLGDKVPVVDPVRARARYEALHQAIDSGLVASCHDCSDGGLGAALAESAFAGGFGMDLDLAPLGLDDPIVALFSESQSRFVATVSPKNVAAFEALMKSTGCYRVGAVTESQRLVIKGAIDAPLAELKEAWQVPLRY; from the coding sequence ATGGCTAATCGCATTGAAGTGGCCATGCAGCCGGGCCGTCCCGATCCCGCGGGCGGGGCCGTGCGCAACAACCTGCGCGAAGATTTACACATCGAAGCGGGCGACGTTCGCGTCATTCAGGTCTACACGATTCACGCCGAACTCACTTCCGCGGAACTGGAAAAGGTCCGCGCGGAGCTCTTCACCGATCCCATCATTGAAGTTTCCGCCATCGACCGATCGCTAGCGGCCGACTTCGACTTTGTCGTCGAGGTGGGCTTTCGCCCCGGCGTCACGGACAACGTGGGCAAGAGCGCGCTGGAAGGCATCCAGGACACGATAGGCCGCCACCTGCCCGAAGGGTCGGCGGTCTTCAAATCGAAGCAGTATGTCTTCAAGGGCATTTCGAAGGAGCACTGCCTCCGCGCCACGAAGCGCGTGCTGGCGAACGACCTCATCGAGCGCTGGGTGATGAAGTCCCCGGCGGAGATGGCCGCGCTGAACAACGCGCCCCTGCTCGACTTGCCCCTCGTGACCGATCTGAGCGACCCCGAAGTCCACGAGATCGATTTGGAAATCAGCGACGACGCGTTGATGACCTTAAGCCGCAACATGATGCTCGCGCTCGAACTCCGCGAGATGCAGGCCATCCAGGCCTACTACCGCGACGAGAAGACGCGCACCGCCCGCGCCAACGCGGGCCTGCCCGAGCGCCCCACCGACATCGAGCTGGAAATCATCGCACAGACCTGGTCGGAGCACTGCAAGCACAAGATTTTCGCGGCGGACGTGGATTACACCGACGCCACCGGCGAGACGCGCCGCATCAACGGCCTTTTCCGCAACTATGTGAAGGCCACCACGGATATCGTGGGTGAAAAAGTGGACTGGCTCATCAGCGTCTTCCACGACAACGCGGGCATCATCAAATTCACCGACGACTACCATTTCGCGCTGAAGGCCGAGACGCACAACAGCCCCTCCGCGCTGGATCCCTACGGCGGCGCGATGACCGGCATCGTGGGCGTGAACCGGGATATCCTCGGCGCGGGCCAGGGCTGCCGCTGCATCCTGAACACGGATGTGTTCTGCTTCGCCTCGCCCGACTTCGACGGCGAAATCCCCGAGCGCCTGCTCCATCCCCGTCGCGTGCTCCGCGGCGTGCATCGCGGCGTGAAAGACGGCGGCAACGAAAGCGGTATCCCCACGGTCAACGGCGCCATCGTGTTTCACGAGCGCTTCCTCGGCAAGCCGCTGGTCTTCTGCGGCACGGGCGGACTCATCCCCGTGACCGTAAACGGCCAGCCGAGCGAGGAAAAGGGCGCGCGTCCCGGTGACCGCATCATCATGGCGGGCGGCCGCATTGGCAAGGATGGCATCCACGGCGCGACCTTCTCCTCCGAAGAGTTGCACGAAGGATCCCCCGCCACGGCGGTGCAGATCGGCGACCCCATCACCCAGAAGAAACTCGCGGATTTCCTGATGGAAGCGCGGGATCTGGGTCTCTACACTTGCGTAACCGACAACGGCGCGGGGGGACTCTCCTCCAGCATCGGCGAGATGGCCGGCAAGCCCGGCGGCGCTGCGGTGCACCTTGACAAGTGTCCGCTGAAGTATGCCGGCCTGGCCCCCTGGGAAATTTTCCTCTCCGAGGCCCAGGAGCGCATGACCCTTTCGGTGGAGCCGGGCAAAGTGCAGGCCTTCCTCGATCTGGCGAAGCGCCGCGAAGTGGAAGCCACGGACATCGGCGAATTCAACGACTCCGGCAAGCTCGAAGCCTTCTACGGCGGCAAGCTTATCGGTTCGCTCACGATGGAATTCCTCCACGACGGCGTGCCGAAGATGTGCCTGCCCGCGAAGCTGGAAGACATCACACTGAGCGCGCCTGTCATCGAGCGCAAAGCCGATCTCACGGTCGATCTCAAGGCGGTGCTTGCCGCCCACAATGTGGCAAGCAAAGAAAGCTTCGTGCGTATGTACGATCACGAAGTGCAGGGCGCCAGCGTACTGAAGCCTTTCCAGGGCGCGGAAAACGACGGCCCCGGCAACGCGGCGGTGCTGAGTCCCGATCCCAATTCGCCCAAGGGCATCGCGGTGGCCTGCGGCATCACGCCGAAGTACGCCGACCTCGACGCCTACCACATGATGGCCTGCGCCATTGACGAAGCGGTGCGCAATCTCGTGGCCATTGGCGCGAAGATGGGTACCATCGCGGGCCTGGACAACTTCTGCTGGCCCGACCCGGTGCAGAGCGAAAAGACGCCCGACGGTGCCCACAAGATGGCCCAGCTCGTGCGCTGCTGCGAAGCGCTGAAAGAGGTTTGTGTCGCTTATGACATTCCCCTCATCAGCGGCAAGGACAGCATGAAGAACGACTACAAAATCGGCGATACGAAGATCTCCATTCCGCCGACGGTGCTCTTTACCGCCGCCGCCATTCTCGACGACGCCACCCGCGTGACCTCCATGGATGTGAAGCGTCCCGGCGATGTGGTCTATGTCCTCGGCGAAACCCGCGATGAACTCGGCGGCAGCGAATTCCTCGCGCTTTCGGGCCAGTTGGGCGACAAGGTGCCCGTGGTCGATCCGGTTCGTGCCCGTGCGCGCTATGAAGCACTGCATCAGGCGATTGACTCTGGACTTGTGGCCTCGTGCCACGATTGCTCCGATGGCGGCCTCGGCGCGGCCCTGGCGGAGTCGGCCTTCGCCGGTGGCTTCGGCATGGATCTCGACCTGGCACCACTGGGACTCGACGATCCGATTGTGGCCCTTTTCAGCGAGAGCCAGAGCCGTTTTGTGGCGACGGTGTCGCCAAAGAACGTCGCGGCTTTCGAAGCCTTGATGAAGTCCACCGGCTGCTACCGAGTTGGCGCGGTGACCGAGTCCCAACGCCTTGTCATCAAGGGTGCCATCGATGCGCCTCTGGCCGAGTTGAAAGAAGCCTGGCAGGTGCCGCTCAGATATTGA
- a CDS encoding exo-alpha-sialidase has translation MERRTFIQSIAVGGLLPAASASARAPKKTSPIPISATESAVYTSPDPARVWAYSPGLTLLPSGRLVATMDQGGDGVKELPGIETDADGRLWDGKAYTSDDRGKTWQHRSDMPLIHARPFAAGDAVYVIGHKRDLGIMRSTDGGETWEEPVWFSKGEKWHQAPSNVHYTRGRVYLVMERVLEPNLPYWDVHVMAPVLMSADVNDDLSKRESWTFSNELTFNEAIAQHGAPNLMGVPFFSVGSVEAPGSKIKRPMSPIGWLETNVVQFVDPDHLWCDPSGRTFHLWARAHTGGSGYACIAKVVEDEQGALTVSLEQAPSGATMLYVPCPGGQMKFHILYDDKTKLYWLLSTQATDSMTRPDRLPENRFNLPNNERQRLVLHFSKNCIDWIFAARVADTGNFGQSRHYASMVIDGDDIHVLSRSGDHRAHDAHNGNLITFHTVKDFRDLVY, from the coding sequence ATGGAACGCAGAACGTTTATCCAATCCATTGCCGTAGGCGGCCTTCTCCCCGCCGCATCGGCCAGCGCACGAGCGCCGAAGAAAACATCGCCCATCCCCATTTCCGCGACGGAGTCTGCTGTCTATACCTCGCCCGATCCCGCGCGGGTCTGGGCGTATAGTCCCGGCCTGACGCTGCTGCCCTCGGGGCGTCTCGTGGCCACGATGGATCAGGGTGGCGATGGCGTTAAGGAACTTCCCGGTATTGAGACCGACGCCGATGGACGCCTGTGGGACGGCAAGGCCTACACCAGCGATGATCGGGGCAAAACCTGGCAGCACCGGAGTGACATGCCGCTGATTCATGCGCGGCCTTTCGCGGCTGGCGATGCGGTCTATGTCATCGGGCACAAGCGCGACCTGGGCATCATGCGCTCCACAGATGGTGGGGAAACTTGGGAGGAACCGGTGTGGTTTTCCAAAGGCGAGAAGTGGCACCAGGCGCCGTCGAACGTTCACTACACGCGCGGGCGGGTCTACCTGGTCATGGAGCGGGTGCTGGAGCCGAATCTGCCCTATTGGGATGTCCACGTGATGGCGCCCGTGCTCATGTCCGCCGATGTAAACGACGATCTGTCGAAGCGGGAATCGTGGACCTTCTCCAACGAACTCACCTTCAACGAGGCCATCGCGCAGCATGGCGCGCCGAATCTGATGGGTGTGCCCTTTTTCAGCGTGGGCAGCGTGGAAGCGCCCGGCTCAAAGATCAAACGGCCCATGTCGCCCATCGGTTGGCTGGAAACGAACGTGGTGCAGTTTGTGGACCCAGATCACCTGTGGTGCGATCCCTCGGGCCGCACCTTCCACCTCTGGGCCCGGGCGCACACGGGCGGCTCGGGCTATGCCTGCATTGCGAAGGTGGTGGAGGACGAACAGGGTGCACTCACCGTGTCGCTGGAGCAGGCCCCTTCCGGCGCGACGATGCTCTATGTGCCGTGTCCCGGCGGCCAGATGAAGTTTCATATTCTCTACGACGACAAAACGAAGTTGTACTGGCTCCTCTCAACCCAGGCAACGGATTCCATGACACGCCCGGATCGTCTGCCGGAAAATCGCTTCAACCTGCCGAATAACGAGCGGCAGCGGCTGGTGCTCCATTTTTCGAAGAACTGCATCGACTGGATCTTCGCCGCGCGCGTGGCCGACACAGGCAACTTTGGCCAGAGTCGCCACTATGCCTCCATGGTCATCGACGGCGACGACATCCACGTGCTCAGTCGCTCCGGCGACCACCGCGCCCACGACGCGCACAATGGGAACTTGATCACCTTTCATACGGTGAAGGATTTCCGGGATTTGGTGTACTGA
- a CDS encoding dihydrodipicolinate synthase family protein — MKVPDHIRGSISPTFTAFNEDGTLDDQGQRNFLDFLERQGGINAYFIRAGMGQMYSFSVDDVKQLTTNVCTHLKGKKPVLVGCNGAWNRDYTKRPDPQVFIQQGIELGKFAKDAGAAGVVHTIPEALSLEGTNREDLFMHYFGTLAEAVDLPLYIYQPPGSKAEYHLTGLLLAKLAAIDNVCGAKVSSPDAELIFNLAHGTRNEEFSYIVGCETAFYAGLYAGAKAAIGQGTILNPHILNAVQNRYDAGDREGALAAQESVNALCYGCGNPVDFLKRYSTEQGFPIKPCFRSMNPNPYGTDPVPLTDDAYNRFKAQYEAEIAKY; from the coding sequence ATGAAAGTTCCCGATCACATCCGCGGCAGCATCTCCCCCACCTTTACCGCGTTTAACGAAGACGGCACCCTGGACGATCAGGGCCAGCGCAATTTCCTGGACTTCCTGGAGCGGCAGGGCGGCATCAACGCCTACTTCATCCGCGCGGGCATGGGCCAGATGTATTCCTTCAGCGTGGACGATGTGAAGCAGCTCACGACCAACGTTTGCACGCACCTCAAGGGTAAGAAACCCGTGCTGGTCGGCTGCAACGGGGCCTGGAACCGGGACTACACCAAGCGGCCCGATCCCCAGGTCTTCATCCAGCAGGGCATCGAGCTGGGTAAATTTGCGAAGGACGCGGGCGCGGCGGGCGTGGTGCACACGATCCCCGAGGCCCTCTCCCTCGAAGGCACGAACCGGGAAGACCTGTTCATGCACTATTTCGGCACGCTGGCCGAAGCGGTCGATCTGCCGCTTTACATTTACCAGCCACCGGGCTCCAAAGCGGAATACCACCTCACCGGTCTCCTGCTGGCGAAGCTGGCGGCCATTGACAATGTCTGCGGCGCGAAGGTCTCTTCGCCCGATGCGGAGTTGATCTTCAACCTCGCCCATGGCACACGAAACGAAGAGTTCAGCTACATCGTGGGCTGCGAGACCGCCTTCTACGCCGGCCTCTATGCCGGCGCGAAAGCCGCCATCGGCCAGGGCACCATCCTCAACCCCCACATCCTCAACGCCGTGCAGAACCGCTACGACGCGGGCGACCGCGAAGGCGCCCTGGCGGCGCAAGAGTCGGTCAACGCCCTGTGCTACGGCTGCGGCAATCCCGTGGACTTCCTCAAGCGCTATTCCACGGAGCAGGGCTTCCCCATCAAGCCCTGCTTCCGCTCCATGAACCCCAACCCCTACGGCACCGACCCCGTGCCCCTCACGGACGACGCCTACAACCGTTTCAAGGCGCAGTACGAAGCGGAAATCGCGAAGTACTGA
- a CDS encoding phosphoribosylformylglycinamidine cyclo-ligase, protein MTEPTPGLSYRDAGVDIDAANVAMKTIKGLVQRTFNDSVLQDIGSFGAMYSLDLKGIEEPVLVSSVDGVGTKLKLAFMSGKHDTVGIDIVSHCVNDILVQGARPMFFLDYLAVGKMIPEVVVDVVKGLTNGCRYAGCALIGGETAEMPDMYQEGEYDLAGTIVGIVDRKKIVDGSKINEGDVIIGIPSSGLHTNGYSLARKIVFEVAGLEIHQPIPGLGKTVAEALMEPHLSYAKLMQIVMKVVDVKGMAHITGGGITDNFPRILPAGRAGEIDLQSWKVPPLFTYLQQTGNVADSEMLRTFNMGLGFLFVVPRGQADKAMETVSLTGTEAYRVGEIIAGEPQVHYKGTLNHG, encoded by the coding sequence ATGACCGAACCCACTCCCGGGTTGAGCTACCGCGACGCGGGTGTCGACATCGACGCCGCGAATGTTGCCATGAAGACCATCAAGGGCCTCGTGCAGCGCACGTTTAACGACAGCGTGCTGCAGGACATCGGCAGCTTCGGCGCGATGTACAGCCTGGACCTGAAGGGCATCGAGGAGCCGGTGCTGGTTTCCAGCGTGGACGGCGTTGGCACGAAGTTGAAGCTGGCCTTCATGTCGGGCAAGCACGACACGGTGGGTATCGACATCGTGTCCCATTGCGTGAACGACATCCTGGTGCAGGGTGCGCGGCCCATGTTTTTCCTGGACTATCTGGCCGTGGGCAAGATGATCCCCGAGGTGGTGGTGGATGTGGTGAAGGGCTTGACGAACGGCTGCCGCTATGCCGGCTGCGCCCTCATCGGCGGCGAGACGGCGGAAATGCCGGACATGTATCAGGAAGGTGAATACGACCTCGCCGGTACCATCGTGGGCATTGTGGACCGCAAGAAGATCGTGGACGGTTCGAAGATCAACGAGGGCGACGTCATCATCGGCATCCCCTCCTCCGGCCTGCACACGAACGGCTACAGCCTCGCGCGGAAGATCGTGTTTGAGGTGGCGGGCCTGGAAATTCACCAGCCCATCCCCGGTCTGGGGAAGACCGTGGCCGAGGCGCTGATGGAGCCCCACTTGAGCTATGCAAAACTGATGCAGATCGTGATGAAGGTGGTGGACGTGAAGGGCATGGCCCACATCACGGGCGGCGGCATCACGGACAACTTCCCCCGCATCCTCCCCGCCGGTCGCGCGGGCGAAATTGACCTCCAGAGCTGGAAGGTTCCCCCGCTCTTCACCTATCTGCAGCAGACCGGCAACGTGGCCGACTCGGAAATGCTCCGCACCTTCAACATGGGCCTGGGCTTCCTCTTCGTGGTGCCGCGCGGCCAGGCGGACAAGGCCATGGAAACCGTGAGCCTCACGGGCACCGAGGCCTATCGCGTGGGCGAGATCATCGCGGGCGAGCCGCAGGTGCACTACAAGGGCACGCTGAACCATGGCTAA